A single window of Venturia canescens isolate UGA chromosome 3, ASM1945775v1, whole genome shotgun sequence DNA harbors:
- the LOC122408399 gene encoding uncharacterized protein, which yields MSRETSILNISTLGLVLLLVSFCDSKIPNDPDPWINDQEAELHPSVISGIRKLEYIRRLMMGPSENRFDKDSRFFNGAFNSREKIGDSDHLQRQVNSTMFEALSKLAKVRVADPSNREALKDRNEIGNHPNFFGGRLNRRRLHGSGEDERNTRVRVDPPNPAGSVVERPKLFNDSGLITRKFQCSPISEIYIPDVDKQMPAYLCALGRRAFVILSERFNQESRDRFIITLDDQTYRQLNPIYSGTSTLTSAVSVLPATLVLKRGDADYTVRGVKDSSKSTLATNRP from the coding sequence ATGTCACGAGAAACGTCGATCCTTAATATTTCTACTTTGGGACTTGTATTGCTGTTGGTGAGTTTTTGTGATTCGAAAATTCCCAACGACCCCGATCCATGGATAAATGACCAAGAGGCCGAATTGCACCCTTCGGTTATTTCTGGAATCCGAAAATTGGAGTACATTCGAAGACTCATGATGGGTCCTTCTGAAAATAGATTTGACAAGgattcacgatttttcaatggagcaTTTAACAGTCGAGAGAAAATCGGGGACTCGGATCACCTACAACGTCAAGTGAACTCGACGATGTTCGAGGCTCTCTCAAAATTGGCCAAGGTTCGAGTCGCCGATCCGAGCAACCGCGAAGCTTTGAAAGACAGAAATGAAATTGGGAATCACCCTAACTTTTTCGGAGGCCGATTGAATCGACGCCGGCTTCATGGTTCTGGGGAAGACGAAAGAAACACGAGAGTTCGTGTCGATCCTCCAAATCCTGCTGGATCAGTAGTCGAGAGGCCAAAACTCTTCAATGACTCGGGCTTGATCACGAGGAAATTTCAGTGCAGTCCGATCAGCGAAATTTACATACCGGACGTCGACAAACAAATGCCAGCGTATTTATGCGCACTTGGAAGAAGAGCATTCGTCATATTGAGCGAGAGATTCAATCAGGAAAGCAGAGATCGGTTTATCATTACTCTCGACGACCAAACGTATCGTCAACTTAACCCTATCTACTCGGGAACGAGCACGTTGACTTCCGCTGTATCGGTACTTCCGGCTACTCTCGTGCTCAAACGTGGCGACGCTGATTACACGGTACGAGGAGTCAAAGATAGCTCGAAATCTACGTTGGCAACCAATCGCCcatga
- the LOC122408398 gene encoding mediator of RNA polymerase II transcription subunit 30-like isoform X2, producing the protein MAGQQHPFPSGFPGPQQSSMRNQFGGGQMVTGLMGAQQAGVGVGGGVGTGAMGMPSAQQVLAQQQQQMAQQSAMQQQMQQMQQQQQQMQMQQQQQQTAHVQQSNQGGGQATTPQTPVPPSQPPAQQQQNKEFNTVSLCKFGQETVQDIISRALEIFQTLKVLQPPNGTAQGANLANEKKAKVIEQLRMIKLLFRRLRLIYEKCNENCQLQGMEYTHIESLIPLKEEWDMKSDEKKTSEAYRLACEESKDAMEQVISKNRHLKEVIDHLRRIISEINTMLNMRRS; encoded by the exons ATGGCTGGACAACAGCATCCATTTCCTTCGGGGTTCCCAGGGCCGCAGCAATCCTCTATGAGAAATCAATTTGGAGGAGGGCAAATGGTTACTGGGTTGATGGGAGCCCAGCAAGcag GCGTAGGTGTGGGTGGTGGTGTAGGTACAGGTGCCATGGGCATGCCCAGTGCACAGCAAGTTTTAGctcaacagcagcaacaaatGGCCCAACAATCCGCCATGCAACAACAAATGCAACAAatgcagcaacagcaacaacagatGCAGatgcaacagcagcagcaacagacTGCTCACGTGCAACAGAGCAATCAAGGCGGTGGACAAGCGACGACTCCGCAAACTCCTGTGCCTCCGAGCCAGCCTCCGGCGCAACAACAgcaaaataaagaattcaACACTGTCAGCCTGTGCAAATTTGGGCAGGAAACTGTTCAGGATATCATCAGTAGAGcacttgaaatatttcaaactcTTAAAGTTTTACAACCTCCCAATG GTACTGCGCAGGGAGCCAATTTagcaaatgagaaaaaagccaAAGTGATCGAACAGTTAAGAATGATTAAATTGCTGTTTAGACGCCTCAGATTAATTTACGAAAAGTGCAATGAAAATTGCCAGCTTCAAGGTATGGAATATACCCACATAGAAAGTCTCATACCATTGAAGGAGGAGTGGGACATGAAATCAGATGAGAAAAAGACGTCAGAAGCGTATCGCTTGGCATGTGAGGAAAGCAAAGACGCGATGGAG CAAGTAATTTCTAAAAATCGTCATCTCAAGGAAGTCATCGACCACCTCAGACGAATAATATCGGAAATAAATACCATGCTGAATATGCGTCGAtcttaa
- the LOC122408398 gene encoding mediator of RNA polymerase II transcription subunit 30-like isoform X1 yields the protein MAGQQHPFPSGFPGPQQSSMRNQFGGGQMVTGLMGAQQAGIMNPQQFGVGVGVGGGVGTGAMGMPSAQQVLAQQQQQMAQQSAMQQQMQQMQQQQQQMQMQQQQQQTAHVQQSNQGGGQATTPQTPVPPSQPPAQQQQNKEFNTVSLCKFGQETVQDIISRALEIFQTLKVLQPPNGTAQGANLANEKKAKVIEQLRMIKLLFRRLRLIYEKCNENCQLQGMEYTHIESLIPLKEEWDMKSDEKKTSEAYRLACEESKDAMEQVISKNRHLKEVIDHLRRIISEINTMLNMRRS from the exons ATGGCTGGACAACAGCATCCATTTCCTTCGGGGTTCCCAGGGCCGCAGCAATCCTCTATGAGAAATCAATTTGGAGGAGGGCAAATGGTTACTGGGTTGATGGGAGCCCAGCAAGcag GCATTATGAATCCTCAACAATTTGGTGTAGGCGTAGGTGTGGGTGGTGGTGTAGGTACAGGTGCCATGGGCATGCCCAGTGCACAGCAAGTTTTAGctcaacagcagcaacaaatGGCCCAACAATCCGCCATGCAACAACAAATGCAACAAatgcagcaacagcaacaacagatGCAGatgcaacagcagcagcaacagacTGCTCACGTGCAACAGAGCAATCAAGGCGGTGGACAAGCGACGACTCCGCAAACTCCTGTGCCTCCGAGCCAGCCTCCGGCGCAACAACAgcaaaataaagaattcaACACTGTCAGCCTGTGCAAATTTGGGCAGGAAACTGTTCAGGATATCATCAGTAGAGcacttgaaatatttcaaactcTTAAAGTTTTACAACCTCCCAATG GTACTGCGCAGGGAGCCAATTTagcaaatgagaaaaaagccaAAGTGATCGAACAGTTAAGAATGATTAAATTGCTGTTTAGACGCCTCAGATTAATTTACGAAAAGTGCAATGAAAATTGCCAGCTTCAAGGTATGGAATATACCCACATAGAAAGTCTCATACCATTGAAGGAGGAGTGGGACATGAAATCAGATGAGAAAAAGACGTCAGAAGCGTATCGCTTGGCATGTGAGGAAAGCAAAGACGCGATGGAG CAAGTAATTTCTAAAAATCGTCATCTCAAGGAAGTCATCGACCACCTCAGACGAATAATATCGGAAATAAATACCATGCTGAATATGCGTCGAtcttaa